Proteins from a single region of Carassius gibelio isolate Cgi1373 ecotype wild population from Czech Republic chromosome B15, carGib1.2-hapl.c, whole genome shotgun sequence:
- the ccdc150 gene encoding coiled-coil domain-containing protein 150 isoform X1 has translation MSRLVICPLSAGATAPESLSVLQQRLQTAEQQTEELVRSLGSVGASADQLLVTSSDGSSSKRPISPVNIHRALSAAGEGLLWRQCETLVARVCRLESVLHTLKLTTFRLETDRQLNPSNMVHLQERLTTLQEQHEEEQRSSRREVLQLRDELQQACEQRQEAEREVLRLREALENTTSAQKAQETTALLEAEQSHNALLRRVEEMERVVERERREVEVLQADCHSLRTDGQANRAELKKREEQILGLERECCELREQSGVKETLISQLNKEMKSVKTALQKQQQENSRLIRDGRDLRAAADQVQVLNEELEVQCSELSTALHSLTLENTRLQTEQHCKIKAERDRVSKHLQEQDLLLDTARRNIQAELQGTISEKLSLQKELEALKADHAKLQQSSTVAQETAVNHQQLLERTIQRLQGELSCAVTHDQIKTEMNSAVISLEKEKNSLETQLSEIKVELTVVNSALQKQKEENKELMESLAALEHQQVTHRQVEQMLWDLTDSKNQLAYEKGKLQARVQQMAADLKTLKAECTGHCQSNTALQNSYTQAQRENQTLKEQLFTLQQQHRDTNEVAQTLEKVLSSHARLQQNTQTLHAELRERAQELHTLRRERLQAMKEIQRLEAEVENLDARNNEKVEALQKALDETQLDNRKLSQSLEQALQENHNAQDKLNALSESREAELKEARAEIRRLTELVNSHKSLLKREKDSGRMSAQRLKKALNDASSKSGDLSRANQELGEKVSELEKLISHLKSQLNQYLGNRTPLNHSLRIKDLETEIKSLEEAKDEYKRRSYEQSQSLLQLRSEMLSLQSELQCLSSSQQGELQAERDLNHTLQEKCRQLEESLKRLQDERDEAEVRLREVCLESQQITESMDEDHRGLCSKSESFNGQTDRRTESLNSTGKDATRSTPAQTHVCFFDPKLEPWASVIQRWEFKKELGHVAGSYKPTRHVRALTT, from the exons ATGTCCAGGTTAGTGATCTGTCCCTTGAGTGCAGGGGCCACGGCTCCGGAGTCTCTCTCCGTCTTACAGCAGCGTCTTCAGACAGCGGAGCAGCAGACGGAGGAGTTAGTGAGGAGTCTGGGCTCTGTGGGAGCGTCTGCAGATCAGCTGCTCGTCACCTCTTCGGACGGGAGCTCCTCTAAGCGTCCCATCAGTCCTGTGAACATCCACCGGGCCCTGAGTGCCGCAGGAGAGGGTTTGCTGTGGAGACAGTGTGAAACGCTGGTCGCTCGTGTGTGCAGATTAGAAAGTGTTTTGCACACTCTGAAACTCACCACCTTCCGTCTGGAGACGGACAGACAGCTCAATCCATCCAACATGG TGCATCTGCAGGAGAGGTTAACCACACTGCAGGAGCAGCACGAGGAGGAGCAGCGCTCTTCACGGCGGGAGGTGCTGCAGTTACGGGATGAGCTGCAGCAGGCCTGTGAGCAGAGACAGGAGGCGGAGCGGGAGGTGCTCAGACTCAGGGAGGCGCTGGAGAACACCACCTCTGCTCAA AAAGCGCAGGAGACCACAGCACTCTTGGAGGCTGagcaatcccacaatgcactgctgcGGAGAGTggaggagatggagagagtgGTGGAGAGGGAGAGACGAGAG GTGGAGGTTCTTCAAGCAGACTGTCACTCCTTACGTACTGATGGACAGGCAAACAGAGCAGAGCTAAAGAAGAGGGAGGAGCAAATTCTGGGCCTGGAAAGAGAGTGTTGTGAGCTTCGAGAACAATCCG GAGTGAAAGAGACTCTGATTTCACAGCTGAACAAAGAGATGAAG agtgTGAAGACGGCTCTGCAGAAACAGCAGCAGGAGAACAGCAGACTCATCAGAGACGGACGAGACCTCAGAGCAGCTGCAGATCAAGTCcag gtGTTGAATGAAGAGTTAGAGGTTCAGTGTTCAGAGCTGAGCACCGCACTTCATTCATTAACACTGGAAAACACCCGACTACAGACAGAACAGCACTGCAAAATTAAG GCGGAGCGAGATCGTGTGTCTAAACACCTTCAGGAGCAGGATCTGCTTTTAGACACAGCCAGAAGGAACATCCAGGCTGAACTACAGGGCACCATATCAGAGAAACTCTCCCTGCAGAAAGAGCT GGAGGCTCTGAAAGCGGATCATGCCAAACTGCAGCAGAGTTCCACCGTTGCCCAGgagacagctgtcaatcatcagCAGCTGCTGGAACGCACCATTCAGAGGCTTCAGGGGGAGCTCAGCTGCGCCGTGACACATGATCAGATAAAGACTGAG ATGAACTCTGCAGTCATTTCACTGGAAAAGGAGAAGAACAGTCTGGAAACACAGCTATCGGAGATCAAG GTGGAGTTGACCGTGGTGAACTCAGCCCTGCAGAAACAGAAGGAGGAGAACAAGGAGCTGATGGAGAGCCTGGCAGCCTTGGAGCATCAGCAG gtaacTCATCGTCAGGTGGAACAGATGCTCTGGGACTTGACAGACAGCAAGAACCAACTGGCCTACGAGAAGGGCAAGTTGCAG gCGCGAGTGCAGCAGATGGCCGCTGACCTGAAGACATTGAAAGCAGAATGTACTGGACACTGTCAGAGCAACACTGCACTGCAGAACAGTTATACACag GCGCAGAGGGAAAATCAGACATTAAAAGAGCAACTCTTCACACTACAGCAACAGCACAGAGACACG AATGAAGTAGCTCAAACTCTGGAGAAGGTCCTGTCGTCCCACGCTCGTCTGCAGCAGAACACGCAAACCCTGCATGCAGAGCTGAGAGAAAGAGCACAGGAACTACACACACTCAggagagagag aCTGCAGGCTATGAAAGAGATTCAGAGGCTTGAAGCTGAAGTAGAGAATCTCGACGCAAGGAACAACGAAAAG GTTGAAGCTTTGCAAAAAGCACTTGATGAAACTCAACTGGACAACAGGAAACTATCCCAGAGTTTAGAGCAGGCCTTACAGGAAAACCACAATGCACAAGACAAATTAAACGCCCTCAGCGAGAG CAGGGAGGCGGAGCTTAAAGAGGCGAGGGCAGAGATTCGCCGATTGACAGAACTTGTAAATTCACACAAGAGCTTGCTCAAAAGGGAAAAAGACTCTGGGAGAATGTCAGCACAGAGG CTGAAGAAGGCGCTGAATGATGCATCGTCAAAGTCAGGTGACCTCTCACGAGCCAATCAGGAGCTTGGAGAGAAGGTGTCTGAGCTGGAGAAGCTTATATCTCACCTGAAGTCTCAACTGAATCAGTATCTGGGCAACAGAACACCACTGAATCACTCTCTGCGAATCAAA GATTTGGAAACAGAAATTAAAAGTCTTGAAGAAGCGAAGGATGAATATAAGAGAAGGAGTTATGAACAG tctcaGTCTTTGCTGCAGCTGCGTTCAGAGATGCTTTCTCTCCAGTCTGAGCTGCAGTGTCTGTCCTCCAGTCAGCAGGGGGAGCTACAGGCCGAAAGAGATCTCAATCACACGCTACAGGAGAAATGTCGG CAGCTGGAAGAGAGTTTGAAACGGCTCCAGGACGAGAGGGATGAGGCAGAAGTGAGACTCAGGGAAGTTTGTCTGGAGTCACAGCAG ATCACAGAGAGCATGGATGAGGACCACAGAGGGCTCTGCTCTAAATCTGAGAGCTTTAATggccagacagacagacgtacAGAGAGCTTGAACAGTACGGGAAAAGACGCCACACGGTCCACTCCAGCTCAG ACTCATGTTTGCTTTTTTGACCCTAAACTGGAGCCCTGGGCCTCCGTAATACAGCGCTGGGAGTTCAAGAAAGAGCTGGGACACGTCGCCGGCAGTTACAAACCCACAAGACACGTACGTGCGCTGACCACCTGA
- the LOC127973133 gene encoding ubiquitin carboxyl-terminal hydrolase 16-like isoform X1, translating into MGKKKGKDRSLRADSSTDSAGVSCTHIRKGTEHNLLKKAGLDEQWSSCQDCEPNKPVEQQISEDDPDRESPAVWMCLKCGHRGCGRSGNQHAIKHYETPRSEPHCLVLSLDVWSVWCYICDDEVQYSSTGQLAQLITHIRKQVLTDPGKRNSNRKSKKEEILEINPAEQTLDEEKEGEEKQKQKSSSKHDDSPKRQKAAAAGSSGVVSVRGLSNLGNTCFFNSVIQNLLQTQFLRELLNQIRDEKSCFTITPALSSELEPLQIQLERPGSLTLAMCQFMKEVQGSKKNVVTPNDLFTQVCKKAPRFKGFQQQDSQELLRYLLDGMRGEELKRVNSGILEALKNSGKSLEAEQMKKVLKEYEKNGTPKNFVDRVFGGQMSSTVMCKECRTVSLVTEMFLDLSLPVADEAHRKKNQKKVTQYRSSVSDDGDRENTASLANGNEDMPTGTGSKYQQKKAKKQAKKQAKTQRRQQKLGSKVILDALTNQSTASSTNLPDASNQSLSVNGSADEEPGENNQENLSPEKPPALSQNEDEDDQESEQEHATSVNNRFNALPEDQASEDVSVEGEKPGDVNAIEEDDAADRLCAEEDQLTEEMNTLSLKTESEMENGDEASDDVKEYTVVNQDPKLAFQSLASRTAPEKQECSLESCLYQFTEVEHLTENNRLMCVTCTKRQAGHKATDGKKAVYRDALKQMLISDPPAVLTLHLKRFQQVGYSVCKVNRHVQFPQILDLAPFCSVNCKGVKEGEMRVLYSLYGIVEHSGTMRSGHYTAYVKSRPYTRSYIENGLDAGSGHAEASKGSWFHISDSSVHPVPEAKVQSSQAYLLFYEKIS; encoded by the exons ATGGGTAAAAAGAAGGGGAAAGATAGAAGTCTTCGAGCAGACAGCAGCACTGATTCAGCAG GGGTGTCCTGCACTCACATCCGTAAAGGAACAGAGCACAACTTGCTGAAGAAAGCCGGTCTGGATGAGCAGTGGAGCTCGTGTCAAGACTGTGAGCCGAACAAACCTGTTGAGCAGCAGATCTCAGAGGATGATCCTGACAGAGAAAGCCCAGCTGTGTGGATGTGCCTGAAATGCGGCCACAGA GGCTGCGGAAGATCAGGAAATCAGCATGCAATCAAGCACTACGAGACGCCTCGCTCTGAGCCACACTGTTTAGTGCTCAGTCTGGACGTCTGGAGCGTCTG GTGTTACATCTGTGATGATGAAGTTCAGTACTCCAGCACGGGGCAGCTGGCGCAGCTGATAACACACATAAGAAAACAAGTGCTCACAGATCCTGGCAAGAGGAACTCCAACAGAA AAAGTAAGAAGGAAGAGATCTTGGAGATAAATCCTGCAGAGCAAACGCTGGATGAAGAGAAAGAGGGCGAGGAGAAGCAGAAGCAGAAGAGCAGCTCAAAACATGATGACAGTCCCAAAAGACAGAAAGCAGCAGCTGCAGGAAGCTCTGGTGTCGTGAGCGTCAGGGGTCTCAGTAATCTGGGCAACACATGCTTCTTCAATTCAGTCATTCAG AATTTATTACAGACGCAGTTTTTGCGAGAACTGCTGAACCAGATCAGGGATGAGAAGAGCTGCTTCACCATCACACCTGCACTGTCTTCTGAGCTG GAACCTCTTCAGATCCAGCTGGAAAGACCCGGGTCGCTCACGCTGGCTATGTGTCAGTTTATGAAAGAAGTTCAGGGGtccaaaaaaaatgttgtgaccCCTAATGATCTCTTCACACAAGTATGTAAAAA AGCTCCACGCTTTAAAGGCTTTCAGCAGCAGGACAGTCAGGAGCTTCTGCGGTACCTTCTGGATGGCATGAGGGGAGAAGAACTGAAG AGAGTTAATTCTGGAATTCTGGAGGCTTTGAAAAACTCTGGCAAAAGCTTAGAGGCTGAGCAGATGAAGAAGGTTCTTAAAG AGTACGAGAAAAACGGTACGCCCAAGAACTTTGTGGACCGAGTGTTTGGTGGACAGATGAGCAGCACAGTGATGTGTAAAGAGTGCAGAACTGTGTCCCTGGTGACAGAGATGTTTCTGGATCTTTCTCTTCCTGTAGCTGATGAG GCCCACAGGAAGAAGAACCAGAAGAAAGTCACGCAGTATCGCAGCAGCGTCAGTGATGATGGAGACCGAGAAAACACAGCATCTCTGGCCAATGGGAATGAAGACATGCCTACAGGAACAGGAAGCAAGTACCAGCAGAAGAAAGCAAAGAAACAGGCCAAGAAACAAGCCAag ACTCAGAGACGTCAGCAGAAACTGGGCAGTAAAGTCATTTTGGAcgctctgaccaatcagagcacggCTAGCAGCACTAATCTACCAGATGCCTCCAATCAAAGTCTATCAGTAAATGGCAGCGCTGATGAAGAACCAGGCGAAAACAACCAGGAGAATTTGAGCCCTGAGAAACCTCCTGCTCTCTCACAAAACGAGGATGAAGATGACCAGGAATCCGAGCAAGAACATGCTACCTCTGTCAACAACCGCTTCAACGCCTTACCTGAAGACCAGGCCTCTGAAGATGTGTCTGTAGAGGGAGAAAAACCCGGGGATGTGAATGCAATTGAGGAAGATGATGCTGCTGACCGGCTTTGTGCAGAAGAGGATCAGTTAACAGAAGAAATGAATACTCTGTCACTAAAAACAGAAAGTGAGATGGAGAATGGAGATGAGGCCTCAGACGATGTGAAGGAATACACAGTAGTAAATCAAGACCCTAAACTGGCCTTTCAGTCCCTGGCCAGCAGGACGGCGCCAGAGAAGCAGGAGTGTTCGCTGGAGTCCTGTCTGTATCAGTTCACTGAGGTGGAACATCTCACAGAGAACAACAGACTGATGTGTGTCACCTGCACTAAACGCCAGGCTGGACATAAAGCCACAGACG gtAAGAAAGCTGTTTACAGAGATGCTCTGAAGCAGATGCTGATCTCTGATCCTCCAGCAGTGCTCACGCTCCACCTGAAGAGATTCCAGCAG GTTGGATACAGTGTTTGTAAGGTGAACAGACATGTGCAGTTCCCTCAGATCCTGGATCTGGCTCCATTCTGCTCAGTAAACTGCAAG gGAGTGAAGGAGGGCGAGATGCGAGTGCTGTATAGTCTTTATGGTATAGTGGAACACAGCGGCACCATGCGGTCTGGACATTATACAGCCTACGTCAAATCACGACCCTATACACGCAGTTATATAGAAAATGGACTCGATGCTGGCT CAGGTCACGCCGAGGCCAGTAAAGGATCATGGTTTCACATCAGCGACAGCAGTGTTCATCCGGTTCCAGAGGCCAAAGTGCAGAGTTCCCAAGCCTACCTCCTGTTCTACGAGAAGATCTCATAA
- the LOC127973133 gene encoding ubiquitin carboxyl-terminal hydrolase 16-like isoform X2 — protein MGKKKGKDRSLRADSSTDSAGVSCTHIRKGTEHNLLKKAGLDEQWSSCQDCEPNKPVEQQISEDDPDRESPAVWMCLKCGHRGCGRSGNQHAIKHYETPRSEPHCLVLSLDVWSVWCYICDDEVQYSSTGQLAQLITHIRKQVLTDPGKRNSNRKSKKEEILEINPAEQTLDEEKEGEEKQKQKSSSKHDDSPKRQKAAAAGSSGVVSVRGLSNLGNTCFFNSVIQNLLQTQFLRELLNQIRDEKSCFTITPALSSELEPLQIQLERPGSLTLAMCQFMKEVQGSKKNVVTPNDLFTQVCKKAPRFKGFQQQDSQELLRYLLDGMRGEELKRVNSGILEALKNSGKSLEAEQMKKVLKEYEKNGTPKNFVDRVFGGQMSSTVMCKECRTVSLVTEMFLDLSLPVADEAHRKKNQKKVTQYRSSVSDDGDRENTASLANGNEDMPTGTGSKYQQKKAKKQAKKQAKTQRRQQKLGSKVILDALTNQSTASSTNLPDASNQSLSVNGSADEEPGENNQENLSPEKPPALSQNEDEDDQESEQEHATSVNNRFNALPEDQASEDVSVEGEKPGDVNAIEEDDAADRLCAEEDQLTEEMNTLSLKTESEMENGDEASDDVKEYTVVNQDPKLAFQSLASRTAPEKQECSLESCLYQFTEVEHLTENNRLMCVTCTKRQAGHKATDGKKAVYRDALKQMLISDPPAVLTLHLKRFQQVGYSVCKVNRHVQFPQILDLAPFCSVNCKGVKEGEMRVLYSLYGIVEHSGTMRSGHYTAYVKSRPYTRSYIENGLDAGCHAEASKGSWFHISDSSVHPVPEAKVQSSQAYLLFYEKIS, from the exons ATGGGTAAAAAGAAGGGGAAAGATAGAAGTCTTCGAGCAGACAGCAGCACTGATTCAGCAG GGGTGTCCTGCACTCACATCCGTAAAGGAACAGAGCACAACTTGCTGAAGAAAGCCGGTCTGGATGAGCAGTGGAGCTCGTGTCAAGACTGTGAGCCGAACAAACCTGTTGAGCAGCAGATCTCAGAGGATGATCCTGACAGAGAAAGCCCAGCTGTGTGGATGTGCCTGAAATGCGGCCACAGA GGCTGCGGAAGATCAGGAAATCAGCATGCAATCAAGCACTACGAGACGCCTCGCTCTGAGCCACACTGTTTAGTGCTCAGTCTGGACGTCTGGAGCGTCTG GTGTTACATCTGTGATGATGAAGTTCAGTACTCCAGCACGGGGCAGCTGGCGCAGCTGATAACACACATAAGAAAACAAGTGCTCACAGATCCTGGCAAGAGGAACTCCAACAGAA AAAGTAAGAAGGAAGAGATCTTGGAGATAAATCCTGCAGAGCAAACGCTGGATGAAGAGAAAGAGGGCGAGGAGAAGCAGAAGCAGAAGAGCAGCTCAAAACATGATGACAGTCCCAAAAGACAGAAAGCAGCAGCTGCAGGAAGCTCTGGTGTCGTGAGCGTCAGGGGTCTCAGTAATCTGGGCAACACATGCTTCTTCAATTCAGTCATTCAG AATTTATTACAGACGCAGTTTTTGCGAGAACTGCTGAACCAGATCAGGGATGAGAAGAGCTGCTTCACCATCACACCTGCACTGTCTTCTGAGCTG GAACCTCTTCAGATCCAGCTGGAAAGACCCGGGTCGCTCACGCTGGCTATGTGTCAGTTTATGAAAGAAGTTCAGGGGtccaaaaaaaatgttgtgaccCCTAATGATCTCTTCACACAAGTATGTAAAAA AGCTCCACGCTTTAAAGGCTTTCAGCAGCAGGACAGTCAGGAGCTTCTGCGGTACCTTCTGGATGGCATGAGGGGAGAAGAACTGAAG AGAGTTAATTCTGGAATTCTGGAGGCTTTGAAAAACTCTGGCAAAAGCTTAGAGGCTGAGCAGATGAAGAAGGTTCTTAAAG AGTACGAGAAAAACGGTACGCCCAAGAACTTTGTGGACCGAGTGTTTGGTGGACAGATGAGCAGCACAGTGATGTGTAAAGAGTGCAGAACTGTGTCCCTGGTGACAGAGATGTTTCTGGATCTTTCTCTTCCTGTAGCTGATGAG GCCCACAGGAAGAAGAACCAGAAGAAAGTCACGCAGTATCGCAGCAGCGTCAGTGATGATGGAGACCGAGAAAACACAGCATCTCTGGCCAATGGGAATGAAGACATGCCTACAGGAACAGGAAGCAAGTACCAGCAGAAGAAAGCAAAGAAACAGGCCAAGAAACAAGCCAag ACTCAGAGACGTCAGCAGAAACTGGGCAGTAAAGTCATTTTGGAcgctctgaccaatcagagcacggCTAGCAGCACTAATCTACCAGATGCCTCCAATCAAAGTCTATCAGTAAATGGCAGCGCTGATGAAGAACCAGGCGAAAACAACCAGGAGAATTTGAGCCCTGAGAAACCTCCTGCTCTCTCACAAAACGAGGATGAAGATGACCAGGAATCCGAGCAAGAACATGCTACCTCTGTCAACAACCGCTTCAACGCCTTACCTGAAGACCAGGCCTCTGAAGATGTGTCTGTAGAGGGAGAAAAACCCGGGGATGTGAATGCAATTGAGGAAGATGATGCTGCTGACCGGCTTTGTGCAGAAGAGGATCAGTTAACAGAAGAAATGAATACTCTGTCACTAAAAACAGAAAGTGAGATGGAGAATGGAGATGAGGCCTCAGACGATGTGAAGGAATACACAGTAGTAAATCAAGACCCTAAACTGGCCTTTCAGTCCCTGGCCAGCAGGACGGCGCCAGAGAAGCAGGAGTGTTCGCTGGAGTCCTGTCTGTATCAGTTCACTGAGGTGGAACATCTCACAGAGAACAACAGACTGATGTGTGTCACCTGCACTAAACGCCAGGCTGGACATAAAGCCACAGACG gtAAGAAAGCTGTTTACAGAGATGCTCTGAAGCAGATGCTGATCTCTGATCCTCCAGCAGTGCTCACGCTCCACCTGAAGAGATTCCAGCAG GTTGGATACAGTGTTTGTAAGGTGAACAGACATGTGCAGTTCCCTCAGATCCTGGATCTGGCTCCATTCTGCTCAGTAAACTGCAAG gGAGTGAAGGAGGGCGAGATGCGAGTGCTGTATAGTCTTTATGGTATAGTGGAACACAGCGGCACCATGCGGTCTGGACATTATACAGCCTACGTCAAATCACGACCCTATACACGCAGTTATATAGAAAATGGACTCGATGCTGGCT GTCACGCCGAGGCCAGTAAAGGATCATGGTTTCACATCAGCGACAGCAGTGTTCATCCGGTTCCAGAGGCCAAAGTGCAGAGTTCCCAAGCCTACCTCCTGTTCTACGAGAAGATCTCATAA
- the ccdc150 gene encoding coiled-coil domain-containing protein 150 isoform X2 — MSRLVICPLSAGATAPESLSVLQQRLQTAEQQTEELVRSLGSVGASADQLLVTSSDGSSSKRPISPVNIHRALSAAGEGLLWRQCETLVARVCRLESVLHTLKLTTFRLETDRQLNPSNMVHLQERLTTLQEQHEEEQRSSRREVLQLRDELQQACEQRQEAEREVLRLREALENTTSAQKAQETTALLEAEQSHNALLRRVEEMERVVERERREVEVLQADCHSLRTDGQANRAELKKREEQILGLERECCELREQSGVKETLISQLNKEMKSVKTALQKQQQENSRLIRDGRDLRAAADQVQVLNEELEVQCSELSTALHSLTLENTRLQTEQHCKIKAERDRVSKHLQEQDLLLDTARRNIQAELQGTISEKLSLQKELEALKADHAKLQQSSTVAQETAVNHQQLLERTIQRLQGELSCAVTHDQIKTEMNSAVISLEKEKNSLETQLSEIKVELTVVNSALQKQKEENKELMESLAALEHQQVTHRQVEQMLWDLTDSKNQLAYEKGKLQARVQQMAADLKTLKAECTGHCQSNTALQNSYTQAQRENQTLKEQLFTLQQQHRDTNEVAQTLEKVLSSHARLQQNTQTLHAELRERAQELHTLRRERLQAMKEIQRLEAEVENLDARNNEKVEALQKALDETQLDNRKLSQSLEQALQENHNAQDKLNALSEREAELKEARAEIRRLTELVNSHKSLLKREKDSGRMSAQRLKKALNDASSKSGDLSRANQELGEKVSELEKLISHLKSQLNQYLGNRTPLNHSLRIKDLETEIKSLEEAKDEYKRRSYEQSQSLLQLRSEMLSLQSELQCLSSSQQGELQAERDLNHTLQEKCRQLEESLKRLQDERDEAEVRLREVCLESQQITESMDEDHRGLCSKSESFNGQTDRRTESLNSTGKDATRSTPAQTHVCFFDPKLEPWASVIQRWEFKKELGHVAGSYKPTRHVRALTT; from the exons ATGTCCAGGTTAGTGATCTGTCCCTTGAGTGCAGGGGCCACGGCTCCGGAGTCTCTCTCCGTCTTACAGCAGCGTCTTCAGACAGCGGAGCAGCAGACGGAGGAGTTAGTGAGGAGTCTGGGCTCTGTGGGAGCGTCTGCAGATCAGCTGCTCGTCACCTCTTCGGACGGGAGCTCCTCTAAGCGTCCCATCAGTCCTGTGAACATCCACCGGGCCCTGAGTGCCGCAGGAGAGGGTTTGCTGTGGAGACAGTGTGAAACGCTGGTCGCTCGTGTGTGCAGATTAGAAAGTGTTTTGCACACTCTGAAACTCACCACCTTCCGTCTGGAGACGGACAGACAGCTCAATCCATCCAACATGG TGCATCTGCAGGAGAGGTTAACCACACTGCAGGAGCAGCACGAGGAGGAGCAGCGCTCTTCACGGCGGGAGGTGCTGCAGTTACGGGATGAGCTGCAGCAGGCCTGTGAGCAGAGACAGGAGGCGGAGCGGGAGGTGCTCAGACTCAGGGAGGCGCTGGAGAACACCACCTCTGCTCAA AAAGCGCAGGAGACCACAGCACTCTTGGAGGCTGagcaatcccacaatgcactgctgcGGAGAGTggaggagatggagagagtgGTGGAGAGGGAGAGACGAGAG GTGGAGGTTCTTCAAGCAGACTGTCACTCCTTACGTACTGATGGACAGGCAAACAGAGCAGAGCTAAAGAAGAGGGAGGAGCAAATTCTGGGCCTGGAAAGAGAGTGTTGTGAGCTTCGAGAACAATCCG GAGTGAAAGAGACTCTGATTTCACAGCTGAACAAAGAGATGAAG agtgTGAAGACGGCTCTGCAGAAACAGCAGCAGGAGAACAGCAGACTCATCAGAGACGGACGAGACCTCAGAGCAGCTGCAGATCAAGTCcag gtGTTGAATGAAGAGTTAGAGGTTCAGTGTTCAGAGCTGAGCACCGCACTTCATTCATTAACACTGGAAAACACCCGACTACAGACAGAACAGCACTGCAAAATTAAG GCGGAGCGAGATCGTGTGTCTAAACACCTTCAGGAGCAGGATCTGCTTTTAGACACAGCCAGAAGGAACATCCAGGCTGAACTACAGGGCACCATATCAGAGAAACTCTCCCTGCAGAAAGAGCT GGAGGCTCTGAAAGCGGATCATGCCAAACTGCAGCAGAGTTCCACCGTTGCCCAGgagacagctgtcaatcatcagCAGCTGCTGGAACGCACCATTCAGAGGCTTCAGGGGGAGCTCAGCTGCGCCGTGACACATGATCAGATAAAGACTGAG ATGAACTCTGCAGTCATTTCACTGGAAAAGGAGAAGAACAGTCTGGAAACACAGCTATCGGAGATCAAG GTGGAGTTGACCGTGGTGAACTCAGCCCTGCAGAAACAGAAGGAGGAGAACAAGGAGCTGATGGAGAGCCTGGCAGCCTTGGAGCATCAGCAG gtaacTCATCGTCAGGTGGAACAGATGCTCTGGGACTTGACAGACAGCAAGAACCAACTGGCCTACGAGAAGGGCAAGTTGCAG gCGCGAGTGCAGCAGATGGCCGCTGACCTGAAGACATTGAAAGCAGAATGTACTGGACACTGTCAGAGCAACACTGCACTGCAGAACAGTTATACACag GCGCAGAGGGAAAATCAGACATTAAAAGAGCAACTCTTCACACTACAGCAACAGCACAGAGACACG AATGAAGTAGCTCAAACTCTGGAGAAGGTCCTGTCGTCCCACGCTCGTCTGCAGCAGAACACGCAAACCCTGCATGCAGAGCTGAGAGAAAGAGCACAGGAACTACACACACTCAggagagagag aCTGCAGGCTATGAAAGAGATTCAGAGGCTTGAAGCTGAAGTAGAGAATCTCGACGCAAGGAACAACGAAAAG GTTGAAGCTTTGCAAAAAGCACTTGATGAAACTCAACTGGACAACAGGAAACTATCCCAGAGTTTAGAGCAGGCCTTACAGGAAAACCACAATGCACAAGACAAATTAAACGCCCTCAGCGAGAG GGAGGCGGAGCTTAAAGAGGCGAGGGCAGAGATTCGCCGATTGACAGAACTTGTAAATTCACACAAGAGCTTGCTCAAAAGGGAAAAAGACTCTGGGAGAATGTCAGCACAGAGG CTGAAGAAGGCGCTGAATGATGCATCGTCAAAGTCAGGTGACCTCTCACGAGCCAATCAGGAGCTTGGAGAGAAGGTGTCTGAGCTGGAGAAGCTTATATCTCACCTGAAGTCTCAACTGAATCAGTATCTGGGCAACAGAACACCACTGAATCACTCTCTGCGAATCAAA GATTTGGAAACAGAAATTAAAAGTCTTGAAGAAGCGAAGGATGAATATAAGAGAAGGAGTTATGAACAG tctcaGTCTTTGCTGCAGCTGCGTTCAGAGATGCTTTCTCTCCAGTCTGAGCTGCAGTGTCTGTCCTCCAGTCAGCAGGGGGAGCTACAGGCCGAAAGAGATCTCAATCACACGCTACAGGAGAAATGTCGG CAGCTGGAAGAGAGTTTGAAACGGCTCCAGGACGAGAGGGATGAGGCAGAAGTGAGACTCAGGGAAGTTTGTCTGGAGTCACAGCAG ATCACAGAGAGCATGGATGAGGACCACAGAGGGCTCTGCTCTAAATCTGAGAGCTTTAATggccagacagacagacgtacAGAGAGCTTGAACAGTACGGGAAAAGACGCCACACGGTCCACTCCAGCTCAG ACTCATGTTTGCTTTTTTGACCCTAAACTGGAGCCCTGGGCCTCCGTAATACAGCGCTGGGAGTTCAAGAAAGAGCTGGGACACGTCGCCGGCAGTTACAAACCCACAAGACACGTACGTGCGCTGACCACCTGA